A genome region from Leifsonia sp. Root112D2 includes the following:
- a CDS encoding FAD-binding dehydrogenase: MTENVRRDDAIIVGAGLAGLVAAAEVLDAGKTVTILEQEPAASLGGQAWWSFGGLFLVGSPEQRRMGIRDSAELARQDWFGTAGFDREEDTWPRAWAEAYLDFAAGEKRAWLRGKGVRFFPVVGWAERGGYTAGGHGNSVPRFHITWGTGPGVLEPFLRRVRQGVDDGTARILHRRRVTELIVESGAVVGARGEVLAPDAALRGEASNRDIAGDFELRAPAVVVTSGGIGGNHELVRAQWPERLGTPPAHMLSGVPAHVDGLMLGIAERAGARLINGDRMWHYVEGIENWSPVWQRHGIRILPGPSSLWLDATGKRLPIPLFPGFDTLGTLEHLRRTGHDHSWFVLTQKIIEKEFALSGSEQNPDLTNKDYKLLARRVLPGAPAPVEAFKEKGADFVVADTLPELLAGMQRLAGDELDTVLVEQHIRERDRELDNDFSKDAQITALRGARNYRGDKLIRVASPHKLLDEKAGPLIAVKLHILTRKSLGGIETDLSARALTADGRPISGLYAAGEASGFGGGGVHGYRSLEGTFLGGCLFSGRIAGRAVAAL; the protein is encoded by the coding sequence ATGACGGAGAACGTGCGGCGCGACGACGCCATTATCGTGGGCGCCGGGCTTGCCGGGCTGGTAGCTGCAGCCGAAGTGCTGGATGCGGGCAAGACCGTCACGATTCTCGAGCAGGAGCCTGCGGCCTCTCTCGGCGGGCAGGCCTGGTGGTCCTTCGGCGGACTTTTTCTCGTGGGCTCCCCCGAACAGCGGCGCATGGGCATCCGCGATTCGGCCGAGCTCGCACGGCAGGACTGGTTCGGTACCGCGGGCTTCGACCGCGAGGAAGATACCTGGCCGCGAGCGTGGGCCGAGGCGTACCTCGACTTCGCCGCGGGCGAAAAGCGCGCCTGGCTGCGAGGAAAGGGTGTGCGTTTCTTTCCCGTCGTTGGTTGGGCCGAGCGCGGCGGATACACCGCTGGCGGGCACGGCAACTCCGTTCCCCGCTTCCACATCACCTGGGGCACGGGCCCCGGCGTGCTCGAGCCGTTCCTGCGCCGGGTGCGTCAGGGGGTGGATGACGGCACCGCTCGCATCCTGCACCGCCGCCGCGTCACGGAACTGATCGTCGAAAGCGGGGCCGTCGTGGGCGCACGCGGCGAGGTGCTCGCACCGGATGCCGCGCTGCGCGGCGAGGCGAGCAACCGCGACATCGCCGGTGACTTCGAGCTGCGGGCGCCGGCCGTCGTGGTGACCAGCGGTGGCATCGGCGGCAACCATGAGCTGGTTCGCGCGCAGTGGCCCGAGCGACTCGGCACTCCCCCGGCACACATGTTGTCGGGCGTGCCTGCGCACGTGGACGGACTGATGCTCGGCATTGCCGAGCGCGCGGGGGCACGCCTGATCAACGGCGACCGCATGTGGCACTACGTGGAGGGCATCGAGAACTGGAGCCCCGTGTGGCAGCGGCACGGCATCCGCATTCTGCCTGGGCCGTCTTCGCTGTGGCTGGATGCGACGGGCAAGCGCCTGCCCATCCCCTTGTTTCCCGGATTCGACACCCTCGGCACGCTCGAACACCTGAGGAGAACCGGCCACGATCACAGCTGGTTCGTTCTGACGCAGAAGATCATCGAGAAGGAATTCGCCCTCTCGGGCAGCGAACAGAACCCCGATCTGACCAACAAGGACTACAAGCTGCTGGCCAGGCGGGTTCTGCCCGGCGCCCCGGCTCCCGTGGAGGCATTCAAAGAGAAGGGTGCCGACTTTGTGGTCGCCGACACGCTGCCCGAGCTGCTCGCGGGGATGCAGAGGCTGGCCGGCGACGAGCTGGATACCGTGCTCGTTGAGCAGCACATCCGCGAACGCGACCGTGAGCTGGACAACGACTTCTCGAAGGATGCCCAGATCACGGCCCTGCGCGGCGCCCGAAACTACCGGGGTGACAAGCTCATCCGCGTGGCGAGCCCGCACAAGCTGCTCGATGAGAAGGCCGGTCCGCTCATCGCCGTGAAGCTGCACATTCTCACCCGCAAGTCGCTCGGCGGCATCGAGACCGACCTGTCGGCGCGCGCACTGACGGCAGACGGGCGGCCGATCTCCGGGCTGTACGCCGCGGGTGAGGCCAGCGGCTTCGGCGGGGGCGGTGTGCATGGCTACCGCTCGCTCGAGGGCACCTTCCTGGGCGGATGCCTGTTCTC
- a CDS encoding globin: MSDNEPPAAPSPIILRGSSGGAQLGETFYEQVGGHETFQRLVDEFYRGVADDPVLKPMYPEEDLGPAAERLRMFLEQYWGGPGTYSEQRGHPRLRMRHVPFTVNPDARDRWLHHMRVAIDTLTLPPLQDATLWAYLDRAAHAMVNTFDE; encoded by the coding sequence ATGAGTGACAACGAGCCGCCCGCAGCGCCGAGTCCGATCATCCTGCGTGGCAGCTCCGGTGGTGCCCAACTCGGCGAGACGTTCTACGAGCAGGTGGGCGGTCACGAGACATTCCAGCGTCTGGTCGACGAGTTCTACCGCGGCGTGGCCGACGACCCCGTGCTGAAGCCCATGTACCCGGAGGAAGATCTCGGCCCTGCCGCCGAGCGGCTGCGCATGTTCCTCGAGCAATACTGGGGCGGGCCAGGCACCTACAGCGAGCAGCGCGGGCATCCGCGGCTGCGCATGCGTCACGTGCCGTTCACGGTGAATCCGGATGCCCGCGACCGCTGGCTGCACCACATGCGCGTCGCGATTGACACGCTGACGCTGCCGCCGCTGCAGGACGCCACGCTCTGGGCGTATCTCGACCGTGCCGCACACGCCATGGTGAACACTTTCGACGAATAG
- a CDS encoding mechanosensitive ion channel family protein, which produces MKATNVMTDFWNAIGAPFSAGGWGWRLITIAIIIIVAFLASWILRVVIRHVVDRIVNGVKSKQNVDDTQALMVSPLAAVRVVQRTRTLGSVLSNIINVIVVIVAILLIVNTIDKTIIGSFALLTAALGAGLGFGAQNIVKDVLNGLFMVVEDQLGVGDVVDVGPATGVVEAVGIRITQVRDVNGTLWFVRNGEILRVGNMSQGWARVIIDLAIPYDADVDAVQHAMLEAANELVATPKWRSRILDKAELWGMESISEDALVIRIVLKTRTNAKDDVARELRVRLKKAVDALDVKLPALNTVVLTGFDGATSVTGARPPRTKPVTVVPPVKKLKGRAARNARAGAVDPRSISTVHQTPAHQTKPENPHE; this is translated from the coding sequence ATGAAAGCGACCAACGTGATGACCGATTTCTGGAATGCCATCGGCGCACCTTTCTCGGCCGGGGGCTGGGGCTGGCGGCTCATCACCATTGCAATCATCATCATCGTGGCGTTCCTGGCCAGTTGGATTCTGCGCGTTGTCATTCGACACGTCGTCGACCGCATCGTCAACGGGGTGAAAAGCAAGCAGAACGTCGACGACACGCAGGCGCTCATGGTCTCCCCGCTCGCTGCGGTTCGAGTCGTTCAGCGCACGCGCACCCTGGGTTCGGTGCTGAGCAATATCATCAACGTCATAGTGGTGATAGTCGCGATCCTCTTGATCGTGAACACCATCGACAAGACCATCATCGGCTCGTTCGCCCTGCTCACCGCGGCCCTCGGCGCCGGCCTCGGTTTCGGCGCCCAGAACATCGTCAAGGACGTGCTCAACGGGCTGTTCATGGTTGTCGAGGATCAACTCGGCGTCGGCGATGTCGTCGACGTCGGGCCGGCGACGGGTGTTGTCGAGGCGGTGGGCATCCGCATCACCCAGGTGCGCGACGTGAATGGAACGCTGTGGTTCGTGCGCAACGGCGAGATTCTGCGCGTCGGCAATATGTCGCAGGGCTGGGCCCGCGTGATCATTGATCTCGCGATTCCCTACGACGCGGATGTCGACGCCGTGCAGCACGCGATGCTTGAGGCAGCGAACGAGCTCGTTGCCACACCCAAATGGCGCTCGCGCATACTCGACAAGGCCGAGTTGTGGGGAATGGAATCGATCTCGGAGGACGCCCTCGTCATTCGCATCGTTCTCAAGACCCGCACGAATGCGAAAGACGATGTTGCGCGCGAGCTGCGGGTACGGCTGAAGAAGGCCGTTGACGCGCTCGATGTGAAGCTGCCGGCGCTGAACACCGTCGTGCTCACCGGATTCGACGGCGCGACCAGCGTCACCGGAGCCCGGCCGCCACGCACCAAGCCGGTGACCGTGGTGCCGCCCGTGAAGAAGCTCAAAGGCAGGGCGGCCCGCAACGCGCGCGCCGGCGCCGTCGATCCACGATCGATCTCGACGGTTCATCAGACGCCCGCACACCAGACGAAACCGGAGAATCCGCATGAGTGA
- a CDS encoding response regulator produces MTAIRILLVDDQALVRMGFRMVLDAEPDLQVVGEASDGEEAVRLAASEQPDVVLMDVRMPRLDGIEATRRIIAARPESRVIILTTFDLDEYAFGGLRAGASGFLLKDARPAELLGAIRSVVSGDAVISGRVTRKMLELFSTQLPTEPAPGTDASPDAAAALTPREREVLLAIGEGLTNAELATRLFLTESTVKTHVGRVLQKLGLRDRVQAVIFAYENGLVRR; encoded by the coding sequence ATGACCGCGATCCGCATTCTTCTGGTGGACGACCAGGCACTCGTGCGCATGGGCTTTCGCATGGTGCTCGATGCCGAGCCCGATCTGCAGGTCGTCGGCGAGGCATCCGACGGCGAGGAAGCGGTTCGGCTGGCAGCCAGCGAGCAGCCGGATGTCGTGCTCATGGATGTGCGCATGCCCCGCCTCGACGGCATCGAGGCCACGCGACGCATCATCGCGGCCAGACCGGAGAGCCGCGTCATCATTCTCACCACCTTCGACCTCGACGAATACGCCTTCGGGGGCCTGCGCGCCGGCGCGAGCGGTTTTCTGCTCAAGGACGCCCGGCCCGCGGAACTGCTGGGGGCGATCCGCTCGGTCGTCAGCGGAGACGCAGTCATTTCCGGCCGGGTCACCCGCAAGATGCTCGAACTGTTTTCGACGCAACTCCCGACCGAACCGGCGCCCGGCACGGATGCCTCACCGGATGCCGCGGCGGCGCTGACCCCGCGTGAGCGCGAGGTGCTGCTTGCCATCGGAGAGGGCCTCACCAATGCCGAGCTGGCCACGCGCCTGTTCCTGACGGAATCAACGGTAAAGACCCACGTGGGACGGGTGCTGCAGAAGCTCGGGCTGCGTGATCGGGTGCAGGCCGTGATCTTCGCGTACGAGAACGGGCTCGTGCGGCGATGA
- a CDS encoding sensor histidine kinase, protein MAQSAISLGRTASAAEGDLRLPRPPGVIRRFWARHPWVTDSLITAFYAIPVLVGTIVLAARPSSDAGAAVLDVLGIVFATVSVAAVLLRRRIPLTALGVSIFCATIAFPWQGSLLAFGICFLLYAVAVYRSNRAAWIGLACAVAALSIGSLLPLPRPTDFGIGSAPVATWAVLMLLAVLIGVNIGNRKRYLEALLDRAAQLARERDQQAQLATAAERARIAREMHDIVSHSLTVMVTLADGSAALTGTAPERSEAAMRQVAETGRQALTEMRRMLGVLTEQESASGDALAPQPGTDSLAALIETFRTAGLPVRSSVTGIAPNDPGRQLTVFRTVQESLTNALRYAPDATTVAVDIRYAARTVAITVSDNGSGTFVPGQGAARGLVGIAERVALYGGTVTSGPRDGGGWRVRAEFDAGEGNDA, encoded by the coding sequence ATGGCGCAATCCGCGATCTCCCTCGGCCGCACGGCTTCTGCGGCCGAGGGAGATTTGCGTCTGCCCCGGCCGCCCGGCGTCATCCGCCGGTTCTGGGCCCGGCATCCGTGGGTCACCGATTCGCTCATCACCGCGTTCTACGCGATCCCCGTTCTCGTGGGCACGATCGTGCTCGCGGCACGCCCCTCTTCAGATGCCGGCGCCGCCGTGCTCGACGTTCTCGGCATCGTCTTCGCCACGGTGTCGGTGGCGGCAGTGCTGCTGCGGCGACGAATACCACTGACCGCCCTGGGAGTGTCGATCTTCTGCGCGACCATCGCCTTCCCCTGGCAGGGCAGCCTTCTTGCCTTCGGAATCTGCTTCCTGCTCTACGCCGTGGCGGTCTATCGCTCGAATCGCGCGGCGTGGATCGGCCTCGCCTGTGCGGTCGCCGCACTGAGCATCGGCTCACTCCTGCCGCTGCCACGACCCACCGACTTCGGTATCGGCAGCGCGCCTGTTGCGACGTGGGCGGTACTGATGCTGCTGGCGGTGCTCATCGGCGTGAATATCGGCAACCGCAAGCGTTACCTTGAGGCCTTGCTCGATCGTGCCGCACAGCTCGCCCGGGAACGCGACCAGCAGGCGCAACTCGCCACCGCGGCCGAGCGCGCGCGCATCGCCCGGGAGATGCACGACATCGTCTCGCACAGCCTCACCGTGATGGTGACACTCGCCGATGGTTCCGCGGCCCTGACCGGCACGGCGCCCGAACGCTCGGAGGCGGCGATGCGCCAGGTCGCCGAAACCGGCCGCCAGGCCCTGACCGAGATGCGGCGCATGCTGGGCGTGCTCACCGAGCAGGAATCCGCGTCGGGCGACGCACTCGCCCCTCAGCCGGGAACTGACAGCCTTGCGGCGCTCATCGAGACATTCCGCACCGCCGGCCTGCCGGTACGATCTTCCGTCACCGGTATCGCGCCGAACGATCCGGGGCGCCAGCTCACGGTCTTCCGCACCGTGCAGGAATCGCTGACGAACGCCCTGCGGTACGCGCCGGATGCGACGACCGTCGCCGTCGACATCCGCTACGCCGCGCGGACCGTCGCCATCACCGTCTCGGATAACGGCAGCGGCACCTTCGTGCCGGGCCAGGGCGCGGCCCGTGGGCTGGTCGGCATCGCGGAGCGCGTCGCGCTCTATGGTGGAACCGTGACCTCCGGTCCGCGCGACGGCGGCGGCTGGCGGGTTCGCGCCGAATTCGATGCCGGGGAGGGCAACGACGCATGA